The following are from one region of the Pseudohongiella spirulinae genome:
- a CDS encoding ribonucleoside-diphosphate reductase subunit alpha has product MQTNTPSYGSAATSPRPEPRIKEDLPATAPGQLRVIKRNGAVVTYDESKIVVAITKAYLAVEGGTAAASARVRETVAKMAVQISTIFKRRMPSGGSIHIEEIQDQVELALMRTGEHKVARAYVLYRAEHTRLREQQRAREQTQESSLQVTYPDGSQAPLDTERLRTVIDEACAGLEGVSADAIYEETLKNLYPGVKLEDVRTSAVMTARTLVEQDPNYSYVTARLLLDTLRSEALGFLGLTDSATQSEMNYRYPTVLRPYIEKGVELGLLSPHLLEYDLDVLGEALKAERDTQFTYLGLQTLYDRYFIHSNGTRFELPQIFFMRVAMGLASNETDREARAIEFYNLISSFDYMVSTPQLFNSGTLRPQLSSCFLTTVPDDLHGIYSAIKDNAMLSKWAGGLGNDWTPVRALGAGIKGTNGKSQGIVPFLKVVNDTAVAVNQGGKRKGAVCAYLETWHLDIEEFLELRKNTGDDRRRTHDMNTANWIPDLFMKRVFEDGEWTLFSPNNVPELHDLHGNAFEQAYEEYERKAAAGEMEIYKTVRAKDLWRKMLSMLFETGHPWITFKDACNVRSPQQHVGTIHSSNLCTEITLNTSADEIAVCNLGSVNLVNHVTEAGLDTEKLQRTVKTAVRMLDNVIDINYYSVPQAENSNLKHRPVGMGVMGFQDALYAQRIAYGSEQAVEFADRSMEVISYYAIQASTDLAEERGPYQSYKGSLWDQGILPIDSLKMLQEVRGEKYLEVDLSQTQDWEALRQRIAQTGMRNSNVLAIAPTATIANISGVSQSIEPTYQNLYVKSNLSGEFTVVNPYLIRDLKALDLWDNVMVNDLKYYDGSVQQIDRIPQHIKELYATAFEVEPRWLVEAASRRQKWIDQAQSLNLYIAGANGKKLDITYKMAWLRGLKTTYYLRSLAATSTEKSTVAGSKLNAVSSTPEPAPVPQACSIDDPDCEACQ; this is encoded by the coding sequence ATGCAAACCAATACTCCCAGTTATGGCAGCGCTGCGACCAGTCCGAGACCGGAACCCAGGATCAAAGAAGACCTGCCCGCCACTGCTCCTGGACAGTTGCGCGTCATCAAGCGTAACGGTGCGGTTGTTACCTACGACGAGTCCAAAATCGTGGTGGCCATCACCAAAGCCTACCTGGCTGTAGAAGGCGGTACTGCAGCCGCCTCCGCCCGTGTTCGCGAAACAGTTGCAAAGATGGCGGTGCAGATATCCACTATCTTCAAACGCCGCATGCCCTCAGGCGGCTCCATCCATATTGAAGAAATTCAGGACCAGGTAGAACTGGCCTTGATGCGTACCGGTGAGCATAAAGTAGCACGAGCCTACGTGCTGTATCGTGCCGAACACACCCGCCTGCGCGAACAGCAGCGGGCACGTGAGCAAACACAGGAGTCATCATTACAGGTCACCTACCCTGACGGCAGTCAGGCACCGCTGGATACCGAACGCTTACGCACTGTGATTGACGAAGCCTGCGCCGGTCTGGAAGGAGTCTCGGCCGATGCCATCTATGAAGAAACCCTCAAGAACCTCTATCCCGGCGTAAAGCTGGAGGATGTGCGCACCTCCGCCGTTATGACAGCACGCACACTGGTTGAGCAGGATCCCAATTACTCCTATGTGACTGCCCGCCTCTTGCTGGACACCTTGCGTTCTGAGGCTCTGGGTTTCCTGGGTCTGACTGACAGCGCCACACAAAGCGAAATGAACTACCGCTATCCCACGGTTCTGCGCCCCTATATCGAAAAAGGTGTCGAGCTGGGACTGCTTTCTCCGCACCTGCTGGAATACGACCTGGACGTTCTGGGCGAAGCTCTCAAGGCTGAACGTGATACGCAGTTCACCTATCTGGGCCTGCAGACGCTTTATGACCGCTACTTTATTCACAGTAATGGCACGCGCTTCGAGTTGCCGCAGATCTTTTTTATGCGGGTCGCCATGGGCCTGGCCAGCAATGAAACAGATCGCGAAGCGAGAGCCATTGAGTTCTACAACCTGATTTCCAGCTTTGACTACATGGTATCTACGCCGCAACTGTTCAACTCGGGCACCCTGCGCCCCCAGCTGTCTTCCTGCTTCCTGACTACAGTACCGGACGATCTGCACGGCATATACAGTGCGATCAAAGACAACGCCATGCTTTCAAAGTGGGCCGGCGGACTGGGTAACGACTGGACACCCGTTCGGGCTCTTGGCGCGGGCATCAAAGGCACAAACGGCAAATCGCAGGGCATCGTACCCTTCCTGAAAGTTGTAAACGATACCGCCGTTGCCGTGAACCAGGGTGGCAAGCGCAAAGGCGCGGTATGCGCTTACCTGGAAACCTGGCACCTGGACATTGAAGAATTTCTGGAATTGCGCAAAAACACCGGCGATGACCGCCGCCGTACACACGACATGAATACAGCAAACTGGATTCCCGATTTGTTCATGAAACGAGTGTTTGAAGATGGCGAGTGGACGCTGTTCTCACCGAATAACGTGCCTGAGCTGCATGACCTGCACGGGAATGCTTTTGAGCAGGCCTATGAAGAGTATGAGCGCAAGGCGGCAGCCGGCGAAATGGAAATCTACAAAACCGTCCGGGCCAAGGATCTTTGGCGCAAGATGCTGTCCATGCTGTTTGAAACCGGCCATCCCTGGATCACCTTCAAGGACGCCTGTAATGTTCGCTCTCCACAGCAGCATGTCGGCACCATTCACTCATCGAACCTGTGTACTGAAATCACGTTAAACACCAGCGCCGACGAGATTGCCGTCTGCAACCTCGGCTCCGTGAATCTGGTCAATCACGTCACTGAAGCCGGTCTGGATACCGAGAAACTGCAGCGCACCGTAAAAACAGCAGTACGTATGCTGGATAACGTAATCGACATCAACTACTACTCCGTGCCACAGGCTGAAAACTCCAACCTGAAACATCGCCCGGTAGGTATGGGTGTTATGGGCTTCCAGGATGCCCTGTATGCGCAGCGCATTGCTTATGGCTCAGAGCAGGCTGTTGAGTTTGCCGACCGCTCCATGGAGGTCATCAGCTACTATGCCATTCAGGCGTCAACAGATCTTGCAGAAGAGCGCGGACCATATCAAAGCTACAAAGGCTCCTTGTGGGACCAGGGCATTCTGCCGATTGACTCACTGAAAATGTTGCAGGAAGTACGCGGTGAAAAATACCTGGAAGTGGACCTTAGCCAGACCCAGGATTGGGAGGCTCTGCGCCAGCGTATCGCCCAGACTGGCATGCGCAACTCCAATGTACTGGCCATTGCACCAACGGCCACCATCGCTAATATTTCCGGCGTTTCACAGTCCATTGAGCCCACTTACCAGAACCTTTATGTGAAATCCAATCTGTCCGGAGAGTTCACCGTTGTGAATCCCTACCTGATCCGCGATCTCAAAGCGCTCGATCTGTGGGACAACGTCATGGTGAATGACCTTAAATACTACGATGGCAGCGTTCAGCAGATTGACCGCATTCCGCAGCACATTAAAGAGCTGTATGCCACGGCCTTTGAAGTCGAACCACGCTGGCTGGTAGAAGCTGCCAGTCGTCGCCAGAAGTGGATTGATCAGGCTCAGTCGCTGAATCTGTACATTGCCGGTGCCAATGGCAAAAAACTGGACATTACCTACAAGATGGCCTGGTTGCGGGGTCTCAAGACTACCTATTACCTGCGTTCCCTGGCGGCCACCAGTACAGAAAAATCGACTGTCGCAGGCAGCAAGTTGAATGCGGTATCCAGCACGCCAGAACCG